TAGTGCACAAGAATGCTATTGCATTCCATCTCAAAGTTCCTGTAGGGtatgtggtgctttgaaagaaaacagcctccaaagggagtggcactgttacatggccttgttggaggaagtgtgtcactgtgctgaCAGGCTCagacagttgacttcctgttgcctgcaagatgtagctaactctcagctccagcatcacatctgcctacatgtcaccatgctccccaccatgataatggactgaacctctcaaACTGCAAGCAAACCACCTCAaataagtgttttctttataagagttgccatggtcacagtgtctcttcacagcaataaaaacctaaactAAGACATTCAGGATCCAATATTAGTTCCATAAAACTGTAAGCAATTGCATTTAATCATACAGGTGTACAAATTCTTCTTCGTCCTCTGCAAGTTCATATGAAAGGAGCAGATTGATTTTCCATTCACATTTTAGCCATGCAGTCTCCTCACATGAAATGAAGTTTATCAGAAGTGTACTATAAAGGAGATAACAGCAAAATACATTGATGCCATggatcagtgagatggctcaacaggtaaaggtgtATGTCAACAAGTCTTATGGCCCGAGTTCAATGCCCAGACCCCACGGATTGGAAGGAGAGCaacaattcccacaagttgtccactgacctccatacAAACACTGGatcacatatccacacacacaaaataattaaatgaacaaGTAAATGTTACAAAACTAAATTTCCAGATTCccaaattaatatatataaaattttatagaagGTATACATGTCTCAATGTCTAATTCTTCTACTTAATAAAGATGATAAAGTATTTGATTATCTTGATTTGTATCTGTAAACTACAAAACTGTAAAATAATCTCAGTCCACTAGATTATATATTAGAATCTTTCAACTCTGTAATGTTTTGATTCTAAAATTAGgtaatgtatttaatttttaaaaatgaaagataagaGGGCATCTACTGAACtagtttattaataataatttgggGTTTGTTTGAATTCTTCTCATGGGCAAGTCAGGATATAGCCTCTAAAATCTCTGCTCCCACAAGAGCAGTTCAAAGGAGACGATCTGCAGGACTCACCGTGAGGCAGAACACTGCAAAAGGATCGTCTGAGGGTCACAACGAGTCCTCCTTGGCATAAAGTACAGCTCAGTTTCAAAACAGAGAGTGTCCTTTGAGATAACCTAGGAAATCACACAGTTTAGGAGGAGAGTACCCCAGCAATGCAAGAGCCATGCAGAGATGTGAACACAAAACATAAAGCCTCAATTCTCTCAAAAGATGGCTTCTGTCATTCTCAGGTGCATGTAAAGGTCCAGCCACTTAAGAATGAGACTGAAAAGGACTGTAATAGTAAATTGAAAGTACCTTGTGATAGGAGCATCCCAAGACATAGCAGCAAACAAACTGCCACTTAAGAGATTGTGTAATAAATTATCAATGAAAAGCTTTCAATAGTTATCtatgtctgcctctgtctctatctctgtgtgtgtctgttactatctctgtgtgtgtctctatctgtgtatctctgtgtgtctgtgtgtctctctctattcctctctgtgtgtctctctctgtggacCCCTGTTTCTGTCTAtttgtctatctctctgtcatctctctctgtgtctctctgtctgtgtgtctctgtgtgtgtctctgtacctctctgactctgtctttgtctctgtctcagtgtgtgtctctatgtctctctctgtctgtctgtctatctgtctctgtctgtccccaTCTCTTTCTATGTACTGATATATGTGAGTGTATGGGTGTACCCACCCATTGGCACATACAGAGGCCTAAGTATgatgtgtcttcctctgtcataTGCCACCTATCGCCAGTAGACAGGAGCTCTCATTAAACCAGAAGCTTACCGTTTGGACTcagcttgctggccagcatgCCCTCGGCATCCAACGATCTCCACTCACCAGTGCTAGGACTGCAGGCCTATacagccatgcctggccttttacaTGGTTTGTGGGCTTTCAGACTCAGGTTCTGGTGTTTGCGGAGAAAGCACTCTTATCTATaggaccatctctctagccctcggcagttttgtttttgtttttgtttggttggttgaggAACAGAGTTTAGAGTCAAATAACAAAAGTGGTTTAAGCCACGTGTTTTGGCAGGAAATTGGTCTGTCTTGATATCGTAACTTCCACCAGCCCCTTAATCACCCCAGGCCAACTATGAAAACACCATCTGAAACTGCAGGTGCCTCATTTTTCAAATGCAGGGCCCTATCAGAGGTGACTAAGATAATCAGTGAATGGCTCAAAATAATACTGTAgtacaaatataaatttaaaatctatAGGAAAACAACGTCTCAGAATGAGAGTACAGTTTCAGATTCATCCCTAGCTGAATAGCCAACAGATACTTAATTCCAATGAAAATCCACTGCTCTGTAGGCACACGTCCTATTGGAGCATGGACAGATTTCAGATGACTGGACACTGACTATCACGCATATTGTGAAGATTGATGGTCTGGCCCATTAGGAGCacttaaaaaagtaaaactgttTGCCaaggggctgagaagatggctaaGTGAGCAAAAATGCTCAaggctcttgcagagaacccaagcttggttcccagcacccatgtcaggtggctcacaattgtctgtaacgcCAACTTCCAGGGATCAGAAGTCCTCTTTTGGCCCTCACAGGCACCTGGATACAGTGCACATAgtcatacacaaatacaaataaataaaaataaaatcttgcttAAAAGCTGTTTGCTAAGCTTTTGTGAAATAGACTAGAATCTATTCAGATCTGTGCTACAAGGTTCTGGGCAAGCAATTGACCAAATAATCAGGGACAGGTAAGTGGGGGAGCTGAATGGACTGGACTCATTAGTTAATATCAATAGGATCAGGGATGTAGTTTGATTAAAGGACCATAATGTTAACAGTAAACAAATAAGCATGACAGAACACTTAATACTTTTATAGACAGTATCATTCTCACCTTTGTCCTGATGCCACAGTCATGAACAGGGTAGACAAAATCATACTGATTTGTATGTAtttgagttgcaggacagccctGTCCCAGAACTAACTCATCAGCGAAAATATATGGACAGGTTCTGTTCTTGGAATGTGCACTAACGAAGACCATCACCCAGTCTATAGAACAATTTATCACCACTGCAGAAAGATACACATGAGAAAGTGTCAGGTGTGTATTACCTTCAAGAGAGAGCTACTTTTCTGTCAAAGGCAAACATGGCTTAAATAACAGCCTATGAAAGACTTTGAGATTACCATTATCTTCAAAATACATCTCTTTAATTACTCTCACATACATAGATGTCTGATACTTCACAGGTGAAAATcatcaatatacaaagataacaaaataaaattattttttccttctgaagtattgtttgtttcttgactcctttttctctttatagggggcctgccacccagctcccaaataaatcacacacacgaaggcttattattacttacgaatgctcagccttagcttggcttagtttcttgtcagctttccttaaaGTAAcccatctatgttttgcctctgggtttttctcattctcttacttctataaatcttactctcactctatggtttgctgtgtagcggggtggctggcccctggagttctccttctctggctgctggcactctttttttcctctccgcccagatttctcctatttatcctctctgcctgccagccccgcctaattctctctcctgcctcgatattggccagttctttattagaccatcaggtgttttagacaggcacagtagcagagcttcacaaagttaaacaaatgcaacataaacaaaagtaacactgcTACTACACTGAAGAACTGAGATTCCACAAAGGATGCTATATTCGGGAGTATGTGAAAGGGAATGATGTATTCTCACAATCTTTgggagaagacaaagagaaaatataGTCCAGAAGAACTCAAAACAGCCTCAGCcatgagaggaaggaggaggaagagagaaaactcCCCCACCTCCAGGTTTGGAAGTGCTGAAAGGGTTGTAAAACCCGCCCTTAGTTACAACTCACCCTTGGCCTCTGCATTGAAATTTTCAGAAGTCAACCACTTACATTGCTCTTAATGGATGATGCATTAGGAAGAGCTTCCCATACTGGATTTTCCCATAATGGAAAATATATGTAGTCAATGAGTGTGTGGCCATAGAGGCCTCCAAAATCAATGGGGCCTGTGAGTTCTTGGCCTTTACAGATAATCCACCATCAAGAAGAAAGGCAAATTTGGGGAAATTCAGGTTTGGAGAAGGCAGGTGTTCTACATCTatgcatctttgtgtgtttaaaatgttATTCTAATATCCCCTCAATAGGAGAATCAGGAAGATCTtccttatgcagggacacttagctcagcctgggaggaggggcctgtacctgcctgaactgaatctaccgggttgaactcaatccccaggggagtcttttccctggaggagataggaatggggggtgggctggggagaagggggggcggggggggggaggacaagggaatctgtagctgatatgtaaaattaaattatattataaaataaaaaatacaaccaaaaagatgttgaatataacaaaataaaaataaaaaatatatctcAACACCTGAGATTAAAACTGGGTTTGAAAGAGTAAGTAGACTTGGGCATACTGGAAGTCCATGCTTTTAGCTTCACTATTGCTACCCATCCCCACATTACAACCAGCTCGGTGCTGTACAGTGGTCCCTCCAACATCTGAGAAACTACTACGGACCATGTATAGATAGCTGGTGGATATATTAACTGAAGCAAATTCTTCCTTGCCCCCAAAAACATTAACTATGACCAGGGCACAGATACTGCACTCATTGCATCTCAGAGAGCCAGAATAGGCCAGTTATCATTTTGTCTCTGCATGTGCCATTAATTTCAGCAATTAACTACTGCACTAATTCAGCTGCACTAGCCTAAAGGGTTCATCTTAAAGTGACAGGATGTCAGACTGTATATGGTCCTTACTCCTACAAGGTTTCCAGACCAAAGAGATAAGAAACCTGCACATCAGTTCTGAAAGAAACCCCACTCCCAACAGAGGGCAATAGACAAGTCAACTTTgttaataataacaaagaattCTGCCTTAGAAAAGCTAGCATTTAGTCAGTTCTTAAAGCTAAGAAATACCTTGATTCCAGGTAAAATGGGGGAAAGATATCAAAATAAACTTGTAAACAAGacaaaattgatttattttaatctTCTTGGCTTCCTAGGATCATCAAAGATCTGATGTGGGTAACTCTCAGAGCAGTACTTTTGTGGGTATGtttctgtagccaaggctagccttgaaattgctatgtagccaaagatgatcttCAACTCCTGATTCTCAGCTTCCCCTTCCCAAGTCCTAGAATTATAGACTTCTATCACCACTACTAGCCAAGGcaatacttttaaaagaacaaaaagtaaTATCATCAAGTGGAAATATGAAGATtctggaagcaggaaggtcagtTTCAGAGACAGAATACGATAAATTTCATTACTACCAAGAACAGATAATTGCCAGTAGGTTTGAATAGGCTGAGACATAGAAGCATGGAGTATTTATGTAAGTGAGATGCATGACAAAGACCAAAACATAGGAAAGGGAGATGTCTGAGAACTTAGACATCcggcagaaagaggaaaatgtcTACTTGGCCTGAAAGTATTTGTATTCCAGAAAATTTATAGCAACATCACAGCTCTGCAGAGAGGAGAGGACCTGAACGGAAAAGAAGCATTTCACACTACCCTTTCAAGGAGGCACTCTCATGCACAACCCTTTAAAGGAAGTATCTCCAAATGCTCATTTACCTTCGATGTTCTCAGCACAAGGCCAAaccaagacaggaaagagaactaAGACCTCCAAAGCCATAGAGACCTTCATTTAGGCAGACCTCCAGCTCAGAACCACTATGGAAACAAAGGGGAAGTCGTGACTGGTTTAAGTGATTTTGTCTGGCAGCCCAAGTTCAGCTGTCTTCACTTTTCTACTTATTTAGGCagcctgcaggggtgaggggcccTCATCAATATGCTAACTACTTAAAAGTCAGGTTCTTCTGATTACTTAAACCCCAAAGCTCAAAGAGGCATACCTGGTAGGTTGATCATGGGCCAACGGATGGTCCCACAGCTGTGCAGCACAAATTACACAAATTACAACAAAGAGAGCccaagaagggggaggggggcatcaAGAGAGGGGCAGAGCTGAGAAAAATTATGGGGAAGAGTCAGTAGTAAATATTATTAAATCACACTGtataatatatgaaattctcaaagaattaattaaaatattatattttaaaatgtgtcaatTGATAACTGTTTGCATATGGGCTGTTAAAGTCACCTGGACGCCCACAATTACAATATTGACAGTAACTACCATGTTGTTAGAAATAGTGTTTATTGCATAATTTTCAGGTGTCATAAGCTTTGAGCTGATGTACGAATACTCTAAATCATATATATGTTAAATTAAAAGACAATTATTTCTTAATTGACATGAGTTTGGATGGCTGagtcaccaaaaaaaaagataaaaagtattGATTAGGAATATAAATGCCTAGACTCAGCTGGAACTCCAGAACTGATGGGGGGATGCTGTCCATGCCCCACCCCTtactgagaagctattggcaggTGATAGATGCTGAGAGGAAGCAGCTTTCTTTTTGAGGGTGGGGCCACTGGTTCCCCCACTCTAGTGGATGGTCttacatccatgcacatatgggcagccCTAACTGGACCTACTGAGTTATCAGAAataggggtgggggctggagagatggctttgtgattaagagcactgattgctcttcaagaagtcctgggttcagttcccagcagccagatgacagctcacagccatatgtatttccagttccaggggatatgaaaccctcttctggtcttctcagtcaccagacacacatgtggtgctcagacatacattcaggcaaaacaccccatACAtgtggaataatttttaaatttgttttaatttaaaaagacatgaagtagGGAGGGGACATGTTGGGAGGGACATGAAAGAAGTTGGAGGGAAAAGGGAGGtaatcatattttattgtattcattcatgaaattctcaaaaataaagaaaatttaaggcatgtgtctgtacaaagaaaacagaaatactaCCTAAATTGTGGTGAATACTAAAAGACATAGCAAGTGTAAACACTCTATTCCAAATTATcagtacatatacatatttgtgtctatttgtgtgtgtgtatgtatgtatgtatataaaccaTATGACCATTTTCTTCAAACTTAAGCTCAGCTGGTTGTAGAGTTTTAGGGATATTCCAAAGATTGCACAAAggcaagaaataaacaaaatccatCTTCACAATCcagttttaatacagagttttgCTGTTAGTGATGAAATCAAAATGTAACTACAAAGAAAGTTGAACAGAGATGAAGCAGAGGTAAAAATCTTAAGCCTTAGTCAAGCACTTTTCaggtgttttgaaacagggtcttgtgtatcccaagctggccttgagttcctgactctcctgtctccacttccctgcGGCTGGGTTtgcaggtgtacaccaccatgcctggctttatttaAGCAAGCAAAGTCAATATGTGGCCCATGGAAGTCTGAGGGCTCACAGAATCAAACTGAATACTATGATATCTTTTATGTTGATGCATGTACAGATGTTTGCACACACTGCCTGCTGAGTGCCTCTAAACAGCATCCCACACCGTTTGAGGCCATCCTTATAGTCTTTATTTCTGTGTCCTTGCTATAAAGAGAGAAAGCTGGTTTCATTTAAGACCTGAAGCAGTAAAAAATACTTAGATATCAGTCCTTAAGTGCAACTTTCTCAAGACTGTGAGTGGccaaaggaaacacacagaagGCATTGTGGCTGCACATGGATAAAGATCTTCTCACGGCAAGCTGTGTACCCTAGCTTGTATCACATACTTGACCAACCCTTCTATTCAATAACCTAATGAATTTGTACGGGAAAATGCACATTTAAATGTATATTCTAAGACAAGGGCTAGGAGGTAGAGCCTAAGCTTGAAATACAACTTAAGTCTATCAGCATAGAGATTCCAATTAGAGTAACTAATATGGATGAGCTCACCAAGAGGGAACTATAGGGACATAAGATTAGCCACCTAGGGACTCACCCTTAAATGCAGAATATGAAGAGGAGTTTCAGTCAGGATGGATCTCCTGAAGACAGCAGCAGTCACTAAGGAAGGGTGGTGTGTCATGGAAGTGTCCCCACTTACATTGTTCCAATAGGAAATTGGAATTCTTACATTTTTCCATTGTGTCTGGTGTTGCTGCCAAGACTGAGACTCGGCTTCTAGATTTGCCAATATGGAACTGTCTTGGTAAAGGCTTGACTGAAGTGAGTTTAGTATGTGGGATCCCACATAAGAAAGACGTGAAGTGTGGATGGTAAAGAGTGCAGAATGTTCTTCCCACAAGGTAGCCTTCCAGAAAGAATTGCATAAACTATAATAAGTTGATGggtgatattgctctgtatgctgtgaatgtgttgctctgattggttgataaataaaatgctgattggccagtagccaggcaggaagtatagtataggcaggataaacagacaaggagaattctgggaagagaaaggctaagtcaggagatgccagcccgccatccagggagcagtggCTGGGCAGGACCAAAGAAAATTTCATCTACAATAAGTGAATGCACATAAAAGCAAGAACATGAAGGGAATGTCTGGACATGTGCACATTATCTCTGTGGGAAAGGCAAAGACCTAGGAGAAATATTTTGGCTCTTTTCACATGACCAAAAGATAAGACAAAACATCCAGTGTAGTCCCTTgttgtacttttatttttgcttacacTAACTATAAACATCACCTCATGTTTTTGCttgatttaataataaaaatgagaagggCTTTGTTTGCATTACTCTTGAGTGCAAATTCTTGGAGGCCCCTGTTCATCCCACACAGATCTTTCGGGCTATCCTTCGATGTGTGGAGACTTAGCTTTGCTAGCCAGGGTGGGTTGACATAATAGATCAAAAAAAGTCTATAGAGGGTTACTTCACATCAACATAAATAACTGTCTACactttaaaagaaactatttatggatcaataggaaaaataaatacacCAATAATACACCCAGATGTACAGCATACTAAATGGGATTTCTATTAAAAGTAAGCACCAATAAAGTAAGCCCAGGTATATTTGAAACAAAGACTCTATTCGGTTTCAAATGATACAATCAAGTTTACCAAAATTTCAAAAACTCAAcaagtatattttttttaaaaactgagcacTTACCAGGTATGCTAGGACATGCCTTCATTTTcaacattcaagaggcagaggtaggaggatctctgagttcagagacagcctggtctacatagtgaattccaagacagaaTTACATGGTGAGACAcaatctcaaagaaaagaaaatgagcattCATATTTACTGATTTGGATttactgagtgtggtggtttaaataaaaatgacctcCTCTAgcctcatgtttgaatgcttggcctagttggcgaactgtttgggaaggattaggaggtgtagctttgttagaggaagtgtgtcactgggaagtgggctttgaggcttcagaagTCGAAACCATTCCAAttgtccctctctctgcttcgtTCTTGTGGATCttatgtaagctctcagctactgctcagtgccatgcctacctgcctgctgccatgctccccaccatgatggttatGGACCTAACCACACTCTACAACCatgactcccccccccaaaaaaaattgcatgctttctttcataagttgctctggccatggtgtctctacacagaaatagaaaaataactcaAAGAACTCTGTTTTCAATTGTTCCAAACTTGCATGGAACCCATAGAGGGCATCCCATTAGCAGTTGCTTGGACCCGTTTGTTGTGTTGTAGGATTCTGGAGCAAGCTCAGGGCTGAGCTTTGAAGCTAACAGTCAGTgtgttttctttcacttcattAGTTGTCCTCATTTTCATGTGATTTGGGCCAATGACAATGAGTTTGGCCCAGCACCCTTAACAATGTGTGCTCAGAAGCATAGACTTCCATATTGCTATGAAATTATCTTTACAGATATACTGGATAATTTAAATTCACAGATGAATTAGAACACCCCTTTTAAGCCCAAATTCAAGCTGAGAGACACATGCTCTTTGAGTGTTTCATATTTTAATGTGGGAGAAGGAATCATCATGCGGCCTGACTTACAAGGAAGCTCTCATATGATAACAGCTTTATTAGAACTTTGGCCTCCAAATAGAAAGTTCTGGTGACAAATGCCCTTAGAAATAACTcagtaaaacatttaaacatgACATTACAGAGCTACAGTCTCCTAAATTCCAGAAGGCATTTAAACAGGTTAACAGATGTCACTACTGGTCTTGAACAAAACAACAGTGTGGCCAAAACTGGGTCCCAGGCTAGTATTACACCACTttcttctgtatctcagggaacAAAGAGTCTTAACACAGGAATTATTAATCCAGTGGTTCACAGGCAGTTGGTCCTGTGGGTTAAGGGGAAAGCAGTTAAAAATCACTTTCATAGAAAGCTCACCCAGCTTTCAGATGCTCAACCTGAAGCAATAGGAAGAATCAAATCTCTATTGTTGAAATATCATTGATGACATTACCCAAGTGTATCAAAAATACTTATCTGGGGGTATTATATGGGGAAAACACTGAGAAGTAACAAACTCTTGAAATTTTTAAACTTTGCTGGCCTACTTCTCTATATCTATTATCCCcaaatcatatatgtatattcttagttgcttttctataGGTGTTAAGAAACCAGAGATTTAGTGTTGGCTGTCTAGGAAAGCTATTTCTCCTTATCACAGACTCTCTTGAAAACAATTTAgtgctcaaaataaaaatgtaaggagCCTGACAGGATGTAATCTATTCATGTTTATGGACATTTAACCAAGGTACTGTCTATGACAGAAACAAATGCCCAAGCCTGGAAGATCTATTATAAAACGCAAGCATGCTGAACACATGGAATTCAAACTTATACAGTTCCTTTAGTGAAGTTTTAATTAACAAATTACCATTAGCCATGAAAATAATAGACTTCTCTTACCTTATGAGAACTGCTAAAATAGGTTCACATGTTTTACTTTGCAAAGAAATTGACCACTGTTGTCCAATTACTTGAGTGCCACTCCCGAAGGTACTCACACTATACCCATTTAATCCAAAAGACTCCATAGAAAATAATTTAGgcctaaaagcaaaacaaacagaaaaaaaaagcagagaactGATAGTTGTACAGATAATCTAACAGAAAATATAGATGTTTTATGATTTGTGTACTACTTTAAAAATGGTTGgagagagccaggcatagtggcgcacacctttaatcccagcactcaggaggtagagataggcagatttctgtgagttcaaggccagcctggtctacaaagtcaagttccagggcagccagggctgttagagaaaccttgtctcgaaaacaacaacaacaacaacaaaaatgattggagagaaagggaagttagcttaatgaatatgaatataaagTTTTTAATAGAATCATAAAGTTAATATTTACCCAGATGATTTATCTAGAATTGGCCCTAGAATCTCAGAATAAGGGTTTCAAACATCATCTAATATGACAAATATTCTATCTGGAACTGACAGACTATGATTCCACACCAGTTACatctagcctacacacacacacacacacacacacacacacacacacacacacacacacgcacgcacacatgcacgcatgcacacgcacgcacaccacagcagcagcaactACCTAGTTTGGGGGGTGGAGTAAGGGGATTGACat
The nucleotide sequence above comes from Peromyscus maniculatus bairdii isolate BWxNUB_F1_BW_parent chromosome 1, HU_Pman_BW_mat_3.1, whole genome shotgun sequence. Encoded proteins:
- the Oosp2 gene encoding oocyte-secreted protein 2, with amino-acid sequence MKVSMALEVLVLFPVLVWPCAENIEVVINCSIDWVMVFVSAHSKNRTCPYIFADELVLGQGCPATQIHTNQYDFVYPVHDCGIRTKVISKDTLCFETELYFMPRRTRCDPQTILLQCSASRKSPWFTPESTDEDPKVGSNFFMVDFEAMPKELGLLNVHQSASS